The region GCCCTGACCGACTGCTGAGCTTGGACCTAAGCTGGTCATGAAGCACCTAGCAGCTGAGACCTGCCCCCTGTCATCCTGGTCCTGTCCTGGGCTGATGAAAAAGTAGCCTCCTTtgtaagaggaagaaaaagtagaCAGGTTCCCTCTCCTTGCCGGTCAGCTCCTGGCCCCCCTCTCTGGCCCCTGAGAAACGATAGTGGGGCTGGAGGCTGAGGACCGTGGAGGTGGTGGCTGTGCCCTGGCCCCTAGTGCCAGGAGTTCTGGAGCCCAGAGTCTTTAGGGGCCATTTGTGGTCTGGACTGAACCTTGGCAGAATGCAGTCGGAAAAGTTTTGAACCTGTTGCCCCTTGATTGAACCTGGATCCTTCCCATGCCCTTGATACATCAGTGTTTCCTTCCTTGCTGGGCACAACACTAGCACTTAATTACCTGCATGcgttaaacaacaacagcaaaagagtGGGTGATGTTTCATGCAGTGGGATAACGCTCTATTGGCATCATTTCCCAGAAAGTGGTACCTGGGTGGGAGAGTTTTGGTGCCCAAGAACCTTTCACTGTTCTTCCaattgaacatcaggaagctacggacaaaaattatatatatatatatatttgttttgtatGCTTGAGGGGGAGATGGAGTGTTGGGAGAGATGCAAGggtgttctttctttttcctactaGCCTGTTGGTTTTGTGATCTTTGACAGCCGGGCAGGAGCAGAAGCAGCCAAGAACGCATTGAACGTGAGTAGATGGAGAACAGGCCTTTCTCCAACCCACAGACTTCTAGACAGTGGGGTTTCTGTTGTGTCTTCCGCAAACCTTCCTCCACTCCACACCTAAGGAAAGGGCCCGCGGACACACCTTCCCCAGCCATCCTGGGGCAGAATCTCTggctttaccatctgtgccaaaCGCCACTCCTTACGAGTCCCAACCAGCGTGTCCTCTGTCTTGGCCTCTGTGTGGCTGAGTCTTTCAAGATAGATCATGAGGTGTGCAGTGGACAGTCTGGGTCCCACAGAGTAaagcctctcccttcctcctcttctcacaGGGTATTCGCTTTGATCCTGAGAACCCGCAGACCCTGAGGCTAGAGTTTGCCAAAGCCAACACCAAGATGGCCAAGAACAAGCTAATGGCTACACCAAATCCCACCAATGCTCACCCCACCCTTGGAGCACACTTCATCGCACGGGACCCCTGTGAGTGGCACTCAGCGGCCGTCTGCTGCCTTCTACCTGGCAGAGCTGGGGGCCCTTGTGGATGAAGTTGCATGCAGAAGGCACCCCTGCGGGAGTGGACGCTCGCCCCCTTTTCCAGGAGCTTCTTGCACCCACTGTTACTCATGCCCGCGGGTCCCAGGCTTCCTTCCACCCCCACAGCCTTTGCTGCACCTTagcctgggctcctgagctgTCGGTTCTGCCCAGCTTCCTCGCAGCCCGCTCTGATCCTCTTGGTTGAGACGAGCCCATCCGAGGGCTTCTTGAAGCAGACAGGATGCTTGCCAAGCCTGGCCAAGTTACTATGGTTTCTTTCCTAGAGTCTTGGGGTCCTTCGGGGGAGCTGAGAAGGGACCTCATGTTAAACGATAGCGTTGGGTCCCCTTCTCTGCTTGGAATGGGGTGGTGCAAGGGGGAGCCAGCGTTCTGATGATGGGGGCTCTTGTCTCCGCTGCAGATGACCTGATGGGGGCTGCTCTGATCCCTGCATCCCCAGAGGCCTGGGCCCCCTACCCTCTGTACACTACAGAGCTGACCCCAGCCATCTCACATACTGCGTTCACCTACCCAGCCGCCACCGCTGCTGCCGCTGCCCTGCATGCTCAGGTAAGCCTGGACGGGACAAGCAGGATGGGGGAGAAGGAAGGCTCTGAGCTGGCCAGGCTCCATTCCCACCTGGCCATGGCCCGCCCAGCTCCCCAGAGCTGTCACAGCACTGCTTCTTGCTTGACAGTACCTTTGGGGTTTGGGATGTGATGGGGGGAGGAGAGGATAAGCTGTGAGGCCACGTTCAGGCTACGCTGCTAACACGGAGTGTGAGAAAGCCGCCGTGGGTCCACTAGACACCTGCAGGCAGGCTGTGCCCGTTGTGCCTATGGTGATGGAGTGTGGTCACCAGGC is a window of Ovis canadensis isolate MfBH-ARS-UI-01 breed Bighorn chromosome 7, ARS-UI_OviCan_v2, whole genome shotgun sequence DNA encoding:
- the RBPMS2 gene encoding RNA-binding protein with multiple splicing 2 isoform X1 → MSNLKPDGEHSSGAGTGTGAGTGSGGTLEEEVRTLFVSGLPVDIKPRELYLLFRPFKGYEGSLIKLTSRQPVGFVIFDSRAGAEAAKNALNGIRFDPENPQTLRLEFAKANTKMAKNKLMATPNPTNAHPTLGAHFIARDPYDLMGAALIPASPEAWAPYPLYTTELTPAISHTAFTYPAATAAAAALHAQMVESGCLSEDGTNQNLQLACDGHVSSSLRHAESLVAACGI
- the RBPMS2 gene encoding RNA-binding protein with multiple splicing 2 isoform X2 codes for the protein MSNLKPDGEHSSGAGTGTGAGTGSGGTLEEEVRTLFVSGLPVDIKPRELYLLFRPFKGYEGSLIKLTSRQPVGFVIFDSRAGAEAAKNALNGIRFDPENPQTLRLEFAKANTKMAKNKLMATPNPTNAHPTLGAHFIARDPYDLMGAALIPASPEAWAPYPLYTTELTPAISHTAFTYPAATAAAAALHAQVRWCPSSDATQPGWKYRQFC
- the RBPMS2 gene encoding RNA-binding protein with multiple splicing 2 isoform X3, which gives rise to MVRTLFVSGLPVDIKPRELYLLFRPFKGYEGSLIKLTSRQPVGFVIFDSRAGAEAAKNALNGIRFDPENPQTLRLEFAKANTKMAKNKLMATPNPTNAHPTLGAHFIARDPYDLMGAALIPASPEAWAPYPLYTTELTPAISHTAFTYPAATAAAAALHAQMVESGCLSEDGTNQNLQLACDGHVSSSLRHAESLVAACGI
- the RBPMS2 gene encoding RNA-binding protein with multiple splicing 2 isoform X4 → MVRTLFVSGLPVDIKPRELYLLFRPFKGYEGSLIKLTSRQPVGFVIFDSRAGAEAAKNALNGIRFDPENPQTLRLEFAKANTKMAKNKLMATPNPTNAHPTLGAHFIARDPYDLMGAALIPASPEAWAPYPLYTTELTPAISHTAFTYPAATAAAAALHAQVRWCPSSDATQPGWKYRQFC